The window CCGCAGGCTTGGTGATAGTTTtgcatttaaaatcaaatgaacatCAAGTGGGCAGTGTTTAAATAACAAATACTGATCTGATACCAGTACCAGCGTTGGTATTAGTACTATAgatatttggatcgatccgcTCACCTCGCTGCTCTGAAGAGAAACTCTGTTCAAATCTGAGATATGAGCTCAAAAGTCACAGCAGTCGTTTTTCAGGTTCTGTTCACAGCTTTAAACGTCTTTTAAAGGAAGTGACAGAAAGCATCTTTGAAGAACAGGTGTGTGTGGACACGAGCAGAAATCTACCCGAAACACATCTGAGTGGGTAAAGTTCAGGAGTGATCATTCAAACACACGTTTAAACTAAAGATCCACAGTCAGGCCCATATCAGGTTTGACTCGCATCTGAAACCAGGcggtgtgtttttgtctgtagtaAAGTCTGAGAGCTTCACTGCATTAGAGTTCAGACATCGGGGGTTAAAtgcctgaaacaaagtgtgAGACTCAGCCCGGCTTTAGAAATGCTCATGTTTTGATCGGCAACATCAATGATCCCAAGCAGACACCTTGCGTTTGATTCTGAAGCTTTCACATGCTTACTGCTTCACCAGAAAGAGAAGAGTTCACTAACAACAGGTTAAATGAGGCAGCAGAGGTTGTCAGTAACACTGAGCATCATCTCAGTGAGCAGAGGGGCCGAGACAGAGCAAAGAGCCCAACAGGAGTAAATGTTACATTAGAGCCTGTAAACAAGCACATTTGGACTTTTTAGGTTTGATCTGCATGAAATATTGAACGTCACACGCTTCATTTTTATGGTCAATTATGATGAAAATCATTTATTTGAGACTCATGTGTACATGTGAATATGATTTTCCATATTTACGACCAGATCTTCTCTTTCTAGCGCCGTCCCTGCTGGCTGTGATCTACACAGTTAAATTCATGTCACGTCTGTgccttttgtgtgtctgttacCTGAAATCAAGATCCAGATTTTAATGTCTCACAGATGCGCTTCAGTATTTTCTGCTCAGGTCCAAAACCTTCCGCGCATTCACAGCGAACGAGGACTTCTAGGACCGGACGGAGCGGAAACACGGACAGAGAGCATGATCCCCGGTTCAGCAGAAAATTTCACACTTCTAAACTCAGGATCCAGTACCTCCCAGCTCCCGTGGGTTCTGAGAGGAAAACATCCTGAGTACTTTTCCGTGTGGAGAGCAGAGGCTGTGCGCGCTGATGGATTCAGACACGAACGCGGAAAATTCTTCTGCTTGTCACAGGTTTTAATTACTGCTGCCGTCACCGGCAAAGGAAACTATCCACACTCTAAAACATATGCGGGGTCACAGAAAGTCCACCTGCGGACATTCAGCGGGAATCAGTGACCACAGCGCGGTCATTTATCAGCGTTTCTGACGTTTCCCCGGTTCCTCTCCATGCACACtgctgagatggagagagaggaacCGCAAGCGCGCGCCTGTGAGTCATGTGAGCGAGCAAGCAGTCAGTGGACCGGACCCCTCCCCTGCCTGTCCGCGGTCACCAAACAGCAGCGACACTGATGCCAACACTaatgcttttattctgaaacatgtttttaaggtttctttagattttttacattcatgtagttaCAGAACACTCAGCAGCCACGAGCGCCAAAAACACTCCACAGAAGAACGCGtgaagcagcagaagcagcatgACCCTCACCCGACACCCCCCAGCATCAAGTCTGCACAGAGAACTGATTCTGAACACGTCACAGGACAGAGATGGTTCTGTGCGCTTTTACGCACCGCAGCGTATTTACGCACGGTCCCGCTCTCTGTCCACGCCACAGCTTCAGACTGTGAGCGTTTATAAATCCCTTTGATGCAAAGTCACAAAAGTCCCGAGCCGCCCGTCGAGCAAAACACGTCATGTCCACGGCTCTGCAACTCGGCGCGGTCCGTCCATCTCTTCACCTGCGCATCGCGTCCGTGGCGCACTGGTCCGTGAGCACCGACAGGCGGCAGTTCTCCGTCTCCACGTTGTTCAGCGGGATGGCCACCTGCGTGTCATCCGGCTCCGCCCTTACCGTCCCCGAGAACGGCCGCAGGTGGCACGTGCTCGGCCCCGAGGGAGAGGAGATCCTCCAGAAGAGGTCCTTCATTTTCTTCCGGAACTCCCGGCGCATGAGGCAGTACAGCACCGGGTTCAGGCAGCTGTTGGTGTGCGCGAGGCACACGGTCACCGGGTGCACGTAGGTATGCACCATGTAGAAGGTCTTGTCCCAGTTGACCACGTTGAACTTTACCAGCACGCCCCAGAAGGTGATGGCGTGGTTCGGCATCCAGCACACGAAGAACGACAGGACCACGATGGTGACGGACCGCGTGACCCTGGACCTGCGCTTCACCTGGTTGTTGTTCATGCTGCGCAGACGCACGAAGCGCAACAGCAGCAGGTAGCACGCGCTGACGATGAGCATAGGGAACACAAAGGCCACGAGGATCTTCTGCAGGTGGTGCAACGCGAGCCACGCCTGGCCATCCGGGAAGGCGAGCAGGCACAGGCGCTCGCCGGCAACGCTCTTCACCGTGGAGAAGATCGCCGTGGGCAGGGACGCGAGCACCGCGGACAGCCATAGCGCGGCGATAACCCACCGCACCGGGCACACACGCCGCCGAGTCCGGTCCTTCAGCGCCGAGGCCACCGACCAGTAGCGCGTGACGCTCATAGCCGTGAGGAAAAAGACGCTCGCGTACATGTTCATGACGGTGACGGTCAGCACTATCTTACACATGGCGCTGCCGAACGGCCAGCTGAAGTCCAGCGCAGTGTCCACGGCCCAGAACGGCAGCGTGAGCACGAACTGGAAGTCCGTGACAGCCAGGTTGAGGATGAACAGGTTGATGCTGGAGCGCTTCTTCCGGCCGCCGCGCGCCTTCATCAGGAAGAAGACGAGCAAGTTTCCCAACAGCCCCGCGGCGCACACCAGCGAGTACACGGCCGAGATGAGGATGCGCAGCGCCGGGGAGCCGTCCGCGGGCACGTCGATGTCGTCCAGGCTGCTGAAACGGGTCG is drawn from Pelmatolapia mariae isolate MD_Pm_ZW linkage group LG7, Pm_UMD_F_2, whole genome shotgun sequence and contains these coding sequences:
- the rxfp3.3b gene encoding relaxin-3 receptor 1, with product MAEPWNQSAAWNRSSAGTTRFSSLDDIDVPADGSPALRILISAVYSLVCAAGLLGNLLVFFLMKARGGRKKRSSINLFILNLAVTDFQFVLTLPFWAVDTALDFSWPFGSAMCKIVLTVTVMNMYASVFFLTAMSVTRYWSVASALKDRTRRRVCPVRWVIAALWLSAVLASLPTAIFSTVKSVAGERLCLLAFPDGQAWLALHHLQKILVAFVFPMLIVSACYLLLLRFVRLRSMNNNQVKRRSRVTRSVTIVVLSFFVCWMPNHAITFWGVLVKFNVVNWDKTFYMVHTYVHPVTVCLAHTNSCLNPVLYCLMRREFRKKMKDLFWRISSPSGPSTCHLRPFSGTVRAEPDDTQVAIPLNNVETENCRLSVLTDQCATDAMRR